One stretch of Streptomyces sp. MMBL 11-1 DNA includes these proteins:
- a CDS encoding D-2-hydroxyacid dehydrogenase, with amino-acid sequence MPDPVLLVLDAAPSPRLGRLTGRVDVRRADASSLAGLLPAADVLLVWDLASDAVRKAWPGPGARPRWVHTASVGVDRLLSPELVASDTVVTNARGVFERPVAECVAGLVLAFATDLPGVLECRGQRRPHDREGQRVAGSRALVVGAGPIGREITRLLHGLGLTVALVGRTARRTIHGVADLDRLAARADWVIAAVPLTESTRGMFDTRFFGLLQPSARFIGAGRAATVVEADLVDALNRRWLAGAALSTFQEETPGPGSPLWDAPELVLTPHLGGTTAGWRDRLGERFVALYEQWSRGLPLPDTVDKALGYVPSTDLPGSPGPGVNGSAARPG; translated from the coding sequence ATGCCGGATCCCGTCCTGCTCGTCCTCGACGCCGCACCCTCCCCGCGCCTCGGCCGGCTGACCGGCCGGGTGGACGTGCGGCGCGCGGACGCCTCCTCGCTCGCCGGGCTGCTCCCGGCCGCCGACGTCCTGCTCGTGTGGGACCTGGCGTCCGACGCGGTGCGGAAGGCCTGGCCGGGACCGGGGGCCAGGCCGCGCTGGGTGCACACGGCGAGCGTGGGCGTGGACCGGCTGCTCAGCCCGGAGCTGGTCGCGTCCGACACCGTCGTCACCAACGCGCGGGGTGTCTTCGAACGGCCGGTCGCGGAGTGTGTGGCCGGTCTGGTGCTGGCCTTCGCCACGGATCTCCCCGGCGTCCTGGAGTGCCGGGGACAGCGGCGCCCGCACGACCGGGAGGGGCAGCGGGTCGCCGGATCGCGGGCGCTGGTCGTGGGCGCGGGGCCGATCGGCCGGGAGATCACGCGGCTGCTGCACGGCCTGGGGCTCACGGTGGCGCTGGTGGGGCGGACGGCCCGGCGCACGATCCACGGGGTGGCGGATCTGGACCGGTTGGCCGCGCGGGCGGACTGGGTGATCGCGGCGGTCCCGCTCACGGAGTCGACGCGCGGGATGTTCGACACCCGCTTCTTCGGGCTGCTCCAGCCGTCGGCACGGTTCATCGGCGCGGGGCGCGCGGCGACGGTGGTCGAGGCCGACCTGGTGGACGCGCTGAACCGCCGCTGGCTCGCCGGGGCGGCGCTCAGCACCTTCCAGGAGGAGACGCCGGGCCCCGGGAGCCCGCTGTGGGACGCCCCGGAGCTCGTCCTGACACCGCACCTGGGCGGGACCACCGCGGGCTGGCGCGACCGGCTGGGCGAGCGCTTCGTGGCGCTGTACGAACAGTGGTCGCGTGGCCTCCCGTTGCCGGACACGGTCGACAAGGCCCTCGGTTACGTACCGTCCACGGACCTGCCCGGCAGTCCGGGCCCGGGTGTCAACGGGTCAGCGGCGCGGCCCGGGTGA
- the ehuB gene encoding ectoine/hydroxyectoine ABC transporter substrate-binding protein EhuB: protein MAEFPNLSRRGFLNGTAAVGGLLVVPGLLTACSKTDSGSATGEGALDKLRKQGFVRVAYANEAPYGYLEGKELKGEAPTLHREIFKALGVDELKPTLSEWDGLIPGLQAGKYDVVSAGMAITPERCGNAIFSEPEFISPTALMVKKGNPKKITDLASAKAAGITVGVMSGAVEGSYAEGAGIPADKIKTLQKPQDGADAVKGGRVDAFLLTGISLRWLAKTNPDTEVTEAFVPELDGKEQFSPGGAVFRKGNEDLRDSFNRELKKIVSDRSRYVQLLEPYGFGETEIPPADLKTADLCKG, encoded by the coding sequence ATGGCTGAATTCCCGAACCTGTCCCGCCGGGGTTTCCTCAACGGAACGGCGGCCGTGGGCGGCCTCCTCGTCGTTCCCGGCCTCCTCACCGCGTGCAGCAAGACCGACTCCGGCTCCGCGACCGGCGAGGGCGCCCTGGACAAGCTCCGCAAGCAGGGCTTCGTACGGGTGGCGTACGCCAACGAGGCCCCGTACGGGTACCTGGAGGGCAAGGAACTCAAGGGTGAGGCCCCGACGCTCCACCGGGAGATCTTCAAGGCGCTCGGGGTGGACGAGCTGAAGCCGACGCTCTCCGAGTGGGACGGTCTGATCCCCGGACTCCAGGCCGGGAAGTACGACGTGGTCAGCGCGGGCATGGCCATCACCCCGGAGCGCTGCGGCAACGCGATCTTCTCCGAGCCGGAGTTCATCTCGCCGACCGCCCTGATGGTGAAGAAGGGCAACCCGAAGAAGATCACCGACCTGGCCTCCGCGAAGGCGGCGGGGATCACCGTGGGCGTGATGTCGGGTGCGGTCGAGGGCAGTTACGCCGAGGGCGCGGGCATCCCCGCGGACAAGATCAAGACGCTGCAGAAGCCGCAGGACGGGGCCGACGCCGTCAAGGGCGGCCGCGTCGACGCCTTCCTGCTCACCGGCATCTCGCTGCGCTGGCTGGCGAAGACCAACCCGGACACCGAGGTCACCGAGGCGTTCGTGCCGGAGCTGGACGGCAAGGAGCAGTTCTCCCCCGGCGGCGCGGTGTTCCGCAAGGGCAACGAGGACCTGCGGGACTCCTTCAACCGCGAGCTGAAGAAGATCGTGTCGGACCGCTCCCGCTATGTGCAGCTGCTGGAGCCGTACGGGTTCGGGGAGACGGAGATCCCGCCCGCCGACCTGAAGACCGCGGATCTGTGCAAGGGCTGA
- the ehuC gene encoding ectoine/hydroxyectoine ABC transporter permease subunit EhuC yields MSDFFSLLVEELPRVRSGLWVTLQATVLGALLAGVLAFALGLMAGSRLLLARGVSRVVVEFFRGTSLYIQLFWLYYAMPLMTGYELTPVICGVVAFGLNYGAYGAEVVRGAINSVPRGQYEAAIALNLSPSRRLWKVILPQAWVQMIPSFTNLLIQLLKCTPLLWLISAADLMTVIQQLRDRTGETLTAYLTLLVAYFVLAYALTLLMNLLERSAKRRLGLDTGAKSLFKSRSVSTTAVGGTR; encoded by the coding sequence ATGAGTGACTTCTTCTCCCTCCTCGTCGAGGAGCTCCCCCGGGTCCGCTCGGGCCTGTGGGTGACGCTCCAGGCCACGGTCCTGGGCGCGCTGCTGGCCGGGGTCCTGGCCTTCGCGCTGGGCCTGATGGCGGGCAGCCGGCTGCTCCTGGCCCGAGGGGTCTCCCGGGTGGTCGTGGAGTTCTTCCGGGGCACCTCCCTCTACATCCAGCTGTTCTGGCTCTACTACGCCATGCCGCTGATGACCGGCTACGAACTGACCCCGGTCATCTGCGGCGTGGTCGCGTTCGGCCTCAACTACGGCGCGTACGGGGCCGAAGTGGTGCGGGGGGCGATCAACTCCGTACCGCGCGGCCAGTACGAGGCGGCGATCGCGCTCAACCTGAGCCCGTCCAGGCGGCTGTGGAAGGTGATCCTGCCGCAGGCCTGGGTCCAGATGATCCCGTCCTTCACCAACCTGCTGATCCAGCTGCTGAAGTGCACCCCGTTGCTGTGGCTGATCTCCGCCGCCGATCTGATGACGGTGATCCAGCAGCTGCGCGACCGTACCGGTGAGACGCTCACCGCCTATCTGACGCTGCTGGTGGCCTACTTCGTCCTGGCCTACGCGCTGACCCTGCTGATGAATCTGCTGGAGCGGAGCGCCAAGCGGCGGCTCGGCCTGGACACCGGCGCGAAGAGCCTGTTCAAGAGCCGCAGCGTGTCCACGACCGCCGTGGGAGGTACCCGGTGA